Proteins encoded within one genomic window of Arachis ipaensis cultivar K30076 chromosome B08, Araip1.1, whole genome shotgun sequence:
- the LOC110266004 gene encoding uncharacterized protein LOC110266004 isoform X2 — protein MLGKAELLRVPQSSAATPPKTPPSPTRGKNSGEDLEATHLATVKHAGEAVLLRVPYHQRRLHHKTPPENPRRVIGSPRSTPIAAIPKQGCEGRTLSRATNQQRLHRKTPPEPREESLEVRKICCHLCFTAKVLPILGPLPAVHETVEPPSTVRHPELSRPLPVPDTL, from the exons ATGCTAGGGAAAGCAGAACTCCTTCGCGTGCCACAATCATCAGCGGCGACTCCACCAAAAACGCCGCCATCACCTACGCGAGGCAAAAATAGCGGCGAAGATCTGGAGGCCACACACCTCGCCACCGTGAAACATGCTGGGGAAGCAGTACTCCTTCGCGTGCCTTATCATCAGCGGCGACTCCATCACAAAACGCCGCCAG AAAACCCGCGAAGAGTGATTGGTAGCCCGCGAAGCACACCCATTGCTGCTATTCCAAAACAAGGTTGTGAAGGCAGGACTCTTTCGCGTGCCACAAATCAGCAGCGATTGCATCGCAAAACGCCACCAG AACCCCGCGAAGAGTCCTTGGAAGTGCGCAAAATCTGCTGCCATCTCTGCTTCACTGCGAAGGTGCTGCCGATACTGGGTCCTCTGCCGGCCGTGCACGAAACTGTTGAGCCACCCTCCACCGTTCGCCATCCTGAGCTATCGCGGCCTCTCCCTGTCCCTG ACACGCTATGA
- the LOC110266004 gene encoding uncharacterized protein LOC110266004 isoform X1, with amino-acid sequence MLGKAELLRVPQSSAATPPKTPPSPTRGKNSGEDLEATHLATVKHAGEAVLLRVPYHQRRLHHKTPPENPRRVIGSPRSTPIAAIPKQGCEGRTLSRATNQQRLHRKTPPEPREESLEVRKICCHLCFTAKVLPILGPLPAVHETVEPPSTVRHPELSRPLPVPGKLESRDFYPITRSRWFTEKMIEASPFSSLDHATSFVR; translated from the exons ATGCTAGGGAAAGCAGAACTCCTTCGCGTGCCACAATCATCAGCGGCGACTCCACCAAAAACGCCGCCATCACCTACGCGAGGCAAAAATAGCGGCGAAGATCTGGAGGCCACACACCTCGCCACCGTGAAACATGCTGGGGAAGCAGTACTCCTTCGCGTGCCTTATCATCAGCGGCGACTCCATCACAAAACGCCGCCAG AAAACCCGCGAAGAGTGATTGGTAGCCCGCGAAGCACACCCATTGCTGCTATTCCAAAACAAGGTTGTGAAGGCAGGACTCTTTCGCGTGCCACAAATCAGCAGCGATTGCATCGCAAAACGCCACCAG AACCCCGCGAAGAGTCCTTGGAAGTGCGCAAAATCTGCTGCCATCTCTGCTTCACTGCGAAGGTGCTGCCGATACTGGGTCCTCTGCCGGCCGTGCACGAAACTGTTGAGCCACCCTCCACCGTTCGCCATCCTGAGCTATCGCGGCCTCTCCCTGTCCCTG GGAAATTGGAGAGCCGAGACTTCTATCCCATTACCAGAAGCCGTTGGTTCACAGAGAAGATGATAGAGGCGTCTCCATTCTCATCGTTGGACCATGCAACATCCTTTGTAAGGTAG